Proteins encoded in a region of the Zea mays cultivar B73 chromosome 4, Zm-B73-REFERENCE-NAM-5.0, whole genome shotgun sequence genome:
- the LOC100279842 gene encoding uncharacterized protein LOC100279842, whose product MATVTQGVLLRLLQAMHTEERVAGEHRSPVLQVTGVVPALTASTSDAPLLAAPPSNGVLLNLSDGLHSTYVQVPPADADALLAAARPHLVGHLVHLDRLRLARPVPRALGLRTVPSSRSLPCAGAPQPLVVRPAACARGYVIQPAASAADAAPPLMPSCPTSSSDDNDAKRTVLGPKNAVADPAPPPQQPVKRRFSSPAPPSKQRDPSPAAKPAVSRASSPSVGKSASRPSSPALRSTPRATSPAPSKCVVPSLVAAREENRRAAREPAIIVPSRYRQPSPAGGRRGAASPAVAGGRRASLSPSSRRLSGEGTGKKKVGVLVAGISKMTDLGSGSAAKPGRKSWDDPTRTVAATSVMKSKAKVDKDTILRTQEAMSRRLSDATTEQSSNDDSSVDEKPKQPRKKIDAPTSVKAKTAAPKITLHDPKWTDGSIPLDALPDKLSKIGKEAFERRDSAATAAASALQEALISESVIRNISKFSEICASARVSNPFPTVDLFLVVCEDALKWKTIAAESVVTNGAEEEELLEKKSTWHWVGAALATDLEVLKLLNGATGPFSRTRSSGTTNKPNASSVEPPRTASMSSKKQAHGASAKAQSKAAAVSPSSPPRCSTWNMGETAELAKALWREMRAWFLTFVDEALDVGFHLFEDQQNVAGKGRQHGGGHITMVLSQFKKISDWLDQVGKIAAAEEEEQRTKEKIELLKRKIYGFVISHMGSALESPASVSVSSRS is encoded by the exons ATGGCGACGGTCACGCAGGGGGTGCTGCTGCGGCTGCTGCAGGCGATGCACACGGAGGAGCGCGTGGCGGGGGAGCACCGTTCGCCGGTGCTGCAGGTCACGGGCGTGGTGCCGGCGCTGACAGCGTCCACCTCCGACGCGCCGCTGCTCGCCGCGCCGCCGTCCAACGGCGTGCTCCTCAACCTCTCCGACGGCCTCCACTCCACCTACGTGCAGGTCCCGCCCGCCGACGCCGACGCGCTGctggccgccgcgcgcccgcaccTCGTGGGCCACCTCGTCCACCTCGACCGCCTCCGCCTCGCGCGCCCCGTGCCGCGCGCGCTCGGCCTCCGcaccgtcccgtcctcccgcTCCCTGCCCTGCGCTGGCGCGCCCCAGCCGCTCGTCGTGCGCCCCGCCGCCTGCGCCCGCGGCTACGTCATCCAGCCCGCCGCGTCCGCCGCCGACGCCGCGCCGCCGCTCATGCCCTcctgccccacctcctcctccgacgacaacGACGCCAAGCGGACCGTCCTCGGGCCCAAGAACGCCGTCGCcgaccccgcgccgccgccgcagcaGCCCGTCAAGCGCCGGTTCTCGTCGCCGGCGCCGCCGTCCAAGCAGCGAGACCCGTCGCCCGCCGCCAAGCCCGCGGTCTCGCGGGCGTCGTCTCCCTCCGTCGGCAAAAGCGCGTCGCGGCCGTCCTCGCCCGCGCTCAGGTCCACGCCCAGGGCGACGTCGCCGGCGCCGTCCAAGTGCGTCGTGCCCAGCCTGGTCGCCGCCAGGGAGGAGAACCGGAGGGCGGCCAGGGAGCCGGCGATCATCGTGCCGTCGAGGTACCGCCAGCCGTCGCCGGCGGGCGGGAGGAGGGGCGCCGCATCTCCGGCCGTCGCCGGTGGGAGGCGGGCGTCCCTGTCGCCTAGCTCGCGCCGGCTGTCCGGGGAAGGGACCGGCAAGAAGAAGGTTGGGGTGCTGGTGGCTGGGATCTCCAAGATGACGGATCTGGGGAGCGGGTCGGCTGCCAAGCCCGGGAGGAAGAGCTGGGACGATCCCACGCGCACTGTGGCTGCAACGTCCGTCATGAAGTCTAAGGCCAAGGTGGACAAGGATACCATCCTCAGGACTCAG GAAGCAATGTCGAGGCGGCTAAGTGATGCTACGACGGAACAATCCAGTAACGATGATTCATCTGTTGACGAGAAGCCCAAGCAGCCTCGTAAGAAGATAGACGCCCCTACCTCAGTGAAGGCAAAGACCGCAGCTCCGAAAATTACACTTCACGACCCTAAATGGACTGACGGCAGCATTCCTTTGGACGCACTTCCTGATAAACTCTCAAAAATAGGAAAG GAAGCTTTTGAGCGGAGAGATTCAgcagcaactgctgcagctagcgCCCTGCAAGAGGCATTGATCTCTGAATCTGTGATCAGGAACATAAG CAAGTTCTCTGAAATCTGCGCGTCCGCAAGGGTCTCCAATCCGTTCCCAACAGTAGATCTCTTCCTTGTCGTCTGTGAGGATGCTCTCAAGTGGAAGACCATCGCTGCCGAGTCTGTGGTGACCAACGGGGCTGAAGAGGAGGAACTGCTGGAGAAGAAATCGACTTGGCACTGGGTCGGCGCTGCGTTAGCCACTGATCTCGAGGTCCTCAAGCTTCTGAACGGTGCCACTGGGCCCTTCTCCCGGACGCGGAGCAGCGGCACTACCAACAAGCCAAATGCATCTTCGGTGGAACCGCCGAGGACAGCAAGCATGTCGTCGAAGAAGCAAGCGCATGGAGCTTCAGCCAAGGCGCAGTCTAAGGCGGCGGCGGTGTCACCAAGCTCCCCGCCGAGGTGCAGCACGTGGAACATGGGCGAGACAGCTGAGCTCGCCAAGGCCCTGTGGCGCGAGATGCGCGCGTGGTTCCTGACCTTCGTGGACGAGGCACTGGACGTGGGGTTCCACCTGTTCGAAGATCAACAGAACGTCGCTGGCAAGGGGAGGCAGCACGGCGGCGGACACATAACGATGGTCCTCTCGCAGTTCAAGAAGATCAGCGACTGGCTGGACCAGGTAGGGAAGATcgcggcggcggaggaggaggagcagagGACCAAGGAAAAGATCGAGCTCTTGAAGCGCAAGATCTACGGGTTTGTCATTAGCCACATGGGGTCTGCGTTGGAGAGCCCAGCATCCGTCTCGGTTTCTTCGAGGAGCTGA